The following are from one region of the Panulirus ornatus isolate Po-2019 chromosome 48, ASM3632096v1, whole genome shotgun sequence genome:
- the Phf5a gene encoding PHD finger-like domain-containing protein 5A, producing MAKHHPDLIFCRKQPGVAIGRLCEKCDGKCVICDSYVRPCTLVRICDECNYGSYQGRCVICGGPGVSDAYYCKECTVLEKDRDGCPKIVNLGSSKTDLFYERKKYGFKKR from the exons ATGGCAAAGCATCATCCAGATCTGATCTTCTGCAGGAAGCAGCCAGGAGTAGCTATCGGCCGTCTGTGCGAGAAATGCGACGGCAAATGTGTGATATGTGACTCTTATGTGAGGCCGTGTACCTTGGTACGGATCTGTGACGAGTGCAACTACGGCTCCTACCAGGGACGTTGTGTCATCTGTGGAGGGCCAG GTGTCTCTGATGCTTACTACTGTAAAGAATGCACGGTCTTAGAGAAAGACCGTGATGGCTGCCCAAAGATTGTCAACTTAGGCTCTTCGAAGACAGATTTGTTCTACGAGAGAAAGAAATATGGTTTTAAGAAAAGATGA